From Erigeron canadensis isolate Cc75 chromosome 8, C_canadensis_v1, whole genome shotgun sequence, one genomic window encodes:
- the LOC122610348 gene encoding uncharacterized protein LOC122610348: MEEALYHTETTEDKMVEHVTSQFDGATRSWWTGIVTTIGRKSAYAYTWEELQKMMRAEFRTKDALQELEQEFWDLKMEGSEIEKYILRFNEFARLVPHLASTEEKKIDRFIWGLIPEIRRDLTSKGPKTMLRATMLAKTFTKDIIRSGGLTENVVMGKRKAEEVVEKKVEPPSKKGKILKNYAVTIAIETTRYSGAYPKCSCCNFHHTGACLVYYKCQGIGHMAKYCNAIAANLIRNNLPPVNRIPPVRNARPPLPPALPVQRNQNQNAQVQRAAYPRGPRNQNQQINQQQQNQQGPANARVFALNVEEARQNPRVVTGTFLLNDHYASVLFDSGAERNFVALDFKDKTNMITGKLNDKYVVEYANGQKYGTNEIILDCPLILVDKNFTIDLIPVEISSFDIIVGMDWLSKHHATICFHEK, encoded by the coding sequence ATGGAAGAAGCCCTGTATCACACTGAGACTACTGAAGATAAGATGGTGGAGCACGTGACCAGCCAATTCGATGGAGCTACTAGGTCTTGGTGGACTGGCATCGTCACCACTATTGGCAGGAAGTCCGCTTATGCTTACACCTGGGAAGAActtcagaagatgatgagagcTGAATTCCGTACCAAAGATGCATTGCAAGAACTAGAACAAGAGTTTTGGGATTTGAAGATGGAAGGTTCGGAGATTGAGAAGTATATTCTGAGGTTCAATGAGTTTGCCCGACTTGTACCACATTTGGCGTCTACTGAAGAGAAGAAGATCGATCGTTTCATTTGGGGTTTAATTCCGGAGATTCGTCGTGATCTCACTAGTAAGGGCCCTAAGACCATGTTAAGAGCAACTATGTTGGCTAAGACCTTCACCAAAGACATAATCAGATCAGGAGGTTTGACTGAGAATGTTGTTATGGGGAAGAGGAAGGCTGAAGAAGTAGTGGAGAAGAAAGTTGAGCCCCCAAGTAAGAaggggaagatcttgaagaactaTGCGGTGACCATAGCTATTGAAACGACTAGATACTCTGGAGCTTATCCTAAGTGTTCTTGCTGCAACTTTCATCACACTGGTGCTTGTCTTGTCTACTATAAGTGCCAAGGAATTGGGCACATGGCCAAATACTGTAATGCTATCGCAGCGAACTTGATCAGGAACAACCTACCGCCAGTCAACAGAATTCCACCAGTCAGAAATGCCAGACCTCCACTACCACCTGCTCTCCCAGTTCAAAGGAACCAGAACCAGAACGCCCAAGTTCAGCGTGCTGCTTATCCACGCGGGCCAAGGAACCAGAACCAGCAGATCAATCAGCAACAGCAAAACCAGCAAGGCCCAGCTAACGCCCGTGTTTTTGCTCTGAACGTAGAGGAAGCTCGTCAGAACCCTcgggttgtgacaggtacttttcttctgaacGATCATTATGCTTCTGTACTATTTGACTCCGGTGCTGAACGCAACTTTGTTGCATTAGACTTTAAAGATAAGACTAACATGATAACTGGCaaactaaatgataaatatgTGGTAGAATATGCAAATGGCCAAAAGTACGGTACTAACGAAATTATTCTAGATTGTCCTTTGATCTTAGTAGACAAGAACTTTACAATTGATCTAATCCCTGTCGAGATTAGTAGCTTTGACATTATTGTGGGAATGGATTGGCTATCCAAACATCACGCGACTATTTGTTTCCACGAGAAATAA